In Rosa rugosa chromosome 4, drRosRugo1.1, whole genome shotgun sequence, the genomic stretch ATGATATATCAGAATAcattccacaaatatttgtccttcattttctttagtCTTCTTCGTGACACGTAAGTGACCCAAACGACCAGTTATTCGAGCATGTATTGGGTTTGCTTTGATTGATTCGTATATATTTCCTCGGGTTTTGAATTTGATACTCTAGTTTGATGTAGCTGAATGAGTTTGTGTGTTAATTGTGTGGAGGCCAATGGATGTTTGATTGCAACAGCAATGTTAGTTTATTCACATgaagctcaaaaaaaaaagaaaaaaagagcgAGCTGTTGTGTTTGCATGACCGGAATTTGCTCTGCTTTGTGATTTTCATGTGCCAATTCACTTGGGAGAGTTTAAGGTTGAACCTCATTTGGTTGGACCCTTTTTGTGTTTCATCTGGTTTACAGAAGGTTTATGTTTGATTTACCATGTCAAGATTTTACTGTGAAAGTTGGTTATGATTTATGAAGTACCGAGAGTCAAAACCTGGTTTGACATGTAGGATGGCATATAGGAAGTGTAGTCCTAATTTTATTTCCTTTGGCAATGTATAATTTTGAATTACTAAATATTTAATTTGATAATCCAACCGTGCTGTTAGCTGATTTCGAGGTGAAATAACATGTTGAATTCATAGAAGTAAATGAAATGTATGCTAAAGGTTTAATAAGGGATAGGATCTTTTATTTGGCTATGAGCTTCATGAGGAAAGAGAGGTACTTTATTAGCTGTTATGGAAAAACAGGCCGTAAGTTCTTCTGTCTTTCTGTTTCTTCTGTTCTTTGAGCTTTGTTTCAAATAGGACAAGGACTGCTGCAATGAGAATTTGAGAATGTTTTTGACGACTCAACGCGCAGATCTTACATTGTTACTCTTCTGGTTTTAAGAAAGTTGTAAGACAATCTCTTATGTATCTGAATATGCTAAATATTCAAAAGGGTAACTATTTAGTTGGATTAATATCTATTTTTTTTCGATTGGTGTCATGTCTTTTCAGGCACAAATATTTAAGATAGCTTAGCCTTCTAAGCATATTGATGCTGCAATTTTGGCTGAGCACGAGAGAAAATAGAGAAGCAGCAAAGCAAGGGAATCAACCTTTTTCCCTCAAGAAATGTAATatcctctctccttctccttgTGTGTTTAGACCCCTTAGCAAAACACCCCCAAGCAGTTATCTTTTGATAATGTACAGTCCAATCCTGCTTTTTCAGCAGTTTAGGTCGATAATCTGTATTGCGTAGAAATAGTTCAATTGTTATTTGGTTGTGAATTTTGCATTCTCAAGCATTAAAGCTAATACATGCTTCTTTCTTTGTGGTAATGTAAGTGCAACTAAGATTCTACCCAAATACTGCCCAATACACAAGCAaaaaaacataaagaaatcatgGCATGTTTGCTTGCCTTGAGAATGGAATGGAAGGGATGATAATCATTCTTATTCCAAGTTTAGAGCTGAGCAGTACTTATAGGATTGTTTATGGATATGTGATGTGTTTGTGGTTCTTATCACATTTCTTTGGTGTTGTTAGTATTGTAGGATGATTTCCAATTCAACTACAAAACAAAGAGGAAGGGGCCAGAATAAGCGTTTCTGGACAACCAAGGAGGATTCTGTATTAGTCGAATCTTTGCAAGAATTGTATCACGACACCAAATGGCGATCTGAAAATGGATTCAAAAATGGTTACTTGACCCAGATAGAGGCTATGATGGAAGCCAAAATGCCGGGTTGTGGAATACAGGCCTCTCCCCATATCGAATCACGAGTTAAAACTTTGAAGAAAAAGTATCATGCCTTGGCGGAGATGTTATCTCAAAGTAAGTTTGGTTGGAATGACGATGAAATGATGTTGGTTTGTGAAAGAAGGGTATATGATGAATGGGTCCAGGTAAATCTACCTGTATGATATTTCCCATAATAcacacaccttttttttttttttttggaagtatTGATTATATGTTCTTTGATATGCATGTACTTGTAGAAAAGAAAGTATGCAAATGGATTGTATAGTAAGCCATTTCCATACTACTATATGTTGGGGGAGATATATGGAAAAGCTCGTGAAGTTGGTGCATATATTGATAATGCTGATGATGACCAAGAGGAATTTGGACAGGAGGATGAGGATGCAAACATTGATCAAATTCTAGGCGTGAACGATGATGATGCTGCTGGAAATCTGAATCTGAATGTTGATATGAATGTGGAATCACAATCTGAGGGGTCAGAAGAGTTTGATGTATCATACACACTTGGTACCCCAAGTGCCCAACAAAGAAGACCTACAGAAAGTGCCCCAAGTGTTTCAGATCATGGTCGTAGGGTGAAAGCAAAGGTTATGGAGGAGATGAGTAAGAATGTAAGCACAATGTCATCCAAGATTGATGCTCTTGTTAATATTTTTTCAAGTGATAAGGAAGTGGCTGAATTGCAAGCGAAACTTGATAGTGAGTTGAAAAAGATTGACGGCCTTACAGAATTTCAAGTCTTTCGAGCCACGAACATTTTAGCTCGTCAACATGACCTGCTGAGAGTGTTCTTCGGCATGTCCGAGGAAAGGAAACAGACATATGTTACATATCTGTTGGAACATGGCGTATGATAAAACATAGGTTATATTGCACTTCTTTTTAGTTACATGGGAAGGGATCAAAGCACATATTTCGTCTTGTTATCTAGTCAGCTATGATTATATTATGTGATAAACCACATGGTTACAActtgttttggttgcttaatTAGTCACTAATGGAGATTATTTTTGGCTATACAAAATCCTTTTGAGTttctatatatagttatattgCTTATATACTAGTGTTCAGAGGATGTATGCTGACGCTAAAGTGACCATGACTAAAACATCTGGAATGCCAAAGCTGGTTTAAAATTTTCACTGGGAAACATTTATTAGTAATTTGCAGGTAAACTGTTTCTTTTACGTGTTATGTCAACAAAGGCACGCTAGTTCTGCTGCAAAAATGGTTTACCCATGCTCTGGTTCGTACTGGAGTCTAGGCAACACTGTAAAAGCAAAGTTAATGGTGTATTCATCTCAATTAATGGTGTTATTGGGGTGACGTTTGGATTGTGATATTAGTGTTTCATTGTTTTGGGGGTGTTTATAGTACTCATGAGTATAAAAATTTCAATGAGTGGACACGCCGTAAACAATGACAAATCTAACAGCTATTGACTCCAAAATTTCAATACTCCAAAATGTTACAGACTGTCGCATAAGGCATTGGTTGTGTGTGCTTTTTGGTGTTATTGAGCTGCAAGTTAGTGCTTTTTGACAAGAGGAAAAGCACTCGAAAAAGTCGGTTTCTTTATCTGATCAGAAAAATAAAGGAACATGACGTTGTGGTCTTCATCTGGTCTCATAATCACCATATGATGGATACTCTCCTTTTCAAATCTCCTACACATTTGGGTGCCTTTGTCATATTGTCAAAAGACTAATTCCTATATAGTGATTATTTGGCAATATGATTCATGAGTGTCAGATATGAATCATGAGTCATAAATGTAGTGGCGGGCATGGTTTGATTTAAACCCACCGGAACCACACCATACAGTTTAGTTGATGCTGGTTTTTATGATTTGAGTAGTGGAACCAGAGTTTTCTTGCTGATTTAAACTATGTTGATTTTACTTGTTACAATGCACACTGCAAGGCAAAGTTTTAGaatttatgtatatattttcaCATTCTACTTTCAcgaccagaaaaaaaaagagttggaCTTTAATGCTTTAATTTCCCAAAAGAGGTTCATTCATCCATGAAACCCTATTCATTGAATTTaacaagcaaaaagaaaaagagattagcaaaaattaaatgaaaaagTGGTGAGCAGGTAAAGGTTATAAATAAGGAAGAAGAGAAAATCCCAAAGGGCCCAATTGCATTTGCAGGAGAATAAAGCCGAAGAAGACAAGAAGGTTCATAGGCTTCTGCAAAATCTCCTCGGAGAAGTAACTAAAAGTACTCTTGTCCTACTAAGTCTACCACTCTCCAAACTGCCCCACCGGCGCGTCCGGTCAACAAGTAACCGGTTCAGCCGGTCACCACTCTCGGGGACCCTCACACTCTACCAAAGGCAATGGACTCTCTCTGCCACTTCCCGCTATATTGCACACACTAAAACCTCTGCTACTGCTTCACCGCCATGGCTGTTCCACAATGTTGTATTGTTGTTGCTTTCTAAAACCCTGAATGGTTTCTGGGGTTACCCAAAATCACAGTCTCTGTTAGTATTTTTGCTACAAACATTTGgcctttttgggtttttgggctTGGTTTTTGTGGCTGGATTGGGTGAGAAAACTAGACCCACCATTCTGGGTTTGTTTGCTTTTGCATTGTGTTTTATGGGGTTTGGTTGTTTTACCAAGAAGGCTGATCTGTTTGGTTTATGTAAAAGGGTTCTGAAAGAACATAAAAGTAGAAATCTTGATTCTGAGACTGTTTGCTGAGAAAGGTTCAGGCTTTGTTTAGTTTCTGAGAAGAATTGGCCGAAAGAAACAGTTTTAGACGTGGGTTTTTGCTTTTTAAGCTTCTTCTGCTTTGTTTCTTGAGTTTTGGttaccgggggggggggggggggggcggggTTAATGTTGTTCttttccctttgtttttctttggagAAAAGTTTTAGTTTTCTTGGCTATTGTTTATGTATGTGTGAGAAAGCTTGAAAAATCTATGCTTTTGGCTTTTTGGGCAAGTGGGTAGTTCAGAAGCTTGAAATTGTATAACTTTCTCTAGCTTTGGTGTGAATTAGACGGTTGAAATTCCATAATGTGTTTAAGTTTGTGCTTCTATCTCATAATTCAGTGTTTGAGGCTaataacttttttttgtttctgcttgttttgaattgtaTGGTGTTCTTAGATTACAACCTCCATGATGCAGAATGCACTGAAAGAGTATCTGAATTCTAAGATGACAGGAAACTTTGCGCAGTCTGACAACTTATTGCAACATGACGCGCAGTATCAGGCTCTTGTAGCTTCTCTCTTGAATGGGAACTTGGCAGGTACTATTTTTAAGGAAGCAAAGTTGAATATGGGTATGGTATCTGGCAACATTGATATAACTGTTTTATGTGTTAAACAACATGAGAAACTAGAGAATAATATTTTAAATTTCGGGCAATTTCTCGTACATGATTACATGTTATATGTACCGGTGCAGCTTTCATCACCAATTTGTTTGAACCATCTGTGGCTTTATTGTGTATAATTCGGGCTCAAACTCTTCAATTGTAGATGGTTCTTCCAAATTTCAGCAGACCTCACATTTGGATCAAAATCGCTCCCAGACACATAAAAGGAAGCAAGAAGAGCAATGTGTTTTCACTGCTAGTCCTCAGCTAGCATTGAAGGACCACAATCCACTTCTTAATGGTGTACAACAGGAACCTATTTCCATATGGCGAAAGCATAAGAAAGCTAGACTGGATGTCAATCAAGAGGCTGTGAACGAGCATGTATTCCAGAAGATGCTGCAGAGTGAGAACTCTGCTGAATCGGAAAGAGATCAAATACGTGCATTTTTTCAGCATAATGTGATACCAAATCAAGATCAGCAAGCTATTTTGAATGCTGCTCCACAGTTGGGAATTGATAGAGAAAAGCAGCTGCAATGGATGAGGCACCCAGTTCCACAACAGGAGATGGTGCATCAAGCAACTGCAATGCACGCAGTTCCCCAACAGGAGAAGGTGCATCAAGCAACTGCAATGCACCAGCCTGGTGTTTGTTCACATCGGCTAATGCAGTACCTGTATCATACTCGAACTCGGCCAAATGTTAGTTGCTTGCTTAACTGATAACATAACATTGCTATTTGTTTATGAATTTGAACAGTAGCTCGCTTTCATATTTGTCATCAATGCTTGCTCTTTATTTTTCAACATATATAGCTGTGATGTGACCCGTCTCTTTATTTCCTCTATTGTAGGACAATAGCTTGGCCTATTGGAGGCAATTTGTGGCAGAGTTTTATGACCCCTGTGCCAAAAGAAGGTGGTGTTTGTCCTGCTATGATAAAGTTGGAGACCATGCCCTTGGTATTTCCCCCGATGCAGCTATGgtcagtttttattttgtgctaCATATTTCCATTTTACCAGTAAAGACAATTTGTCCTCATTGCATCTCACACCCgtactttctttttctttcaccaTATGAGTTTATCTTTTTTTGCAACCTATGGCTGTATAAATTTGTCACATCTTTTGATTTGACTGCACCAGACTATTCTCCATTCCCTTTTCCTCATAGATTGTAGATTGCTTGTTCTTTgcttcaatttatttatttatttagttttgCGGATGTTTTGTCAGGTATCATCATGGCCGTGTGGCATATGTAATTGTCAATCAGGGCGGGGATTCGGTAAACAATGTCCATTCTTAATTACTAATTGTGTTTTCTGAATATCTGGATTTTTCATAACTCATGTTTTATATTGGTCCTTTACCACTTGGCAGAGGTGAGTTTTGAAGTGCTTCCAAGGCTAAGTAAAGTAACATTTGAGGGTGGTGTGGTTGATGAACTCTTGTTCCTGGATTTGCCTCGTGAGAGTAGATTTTCTTCAGGATTATTGATGCTAGAATGTGGAAGAGCAGTTCAGAAAAGTGTCTATGAACGGCTTCAAGTTGTTCATGAAGGTCGACTTCGTATAATTTTCTCTCCTAATTTGAAGGTGAGCCCACTGTGTATAAAGTTGGTGCTTTATTGTTATTTATAGCTCATTTTTATCTTATTTATTGCTTGTCTGTTTAGTTCTTATACTATGGTGCtataaatgccaatggtttttCAGATATTGTCCTGGGAATTTTGTACACGCTCTCATGAAATTTTTCTTCGTCGAACTTCTGTTGCACCTCAGGTACCAGTTCTCCTCAGTGTTCTAATTTTTTGTAGTTTTTAAAGTTATACAATCCTATTTGGCTACTCCTTCCCTGGGAGACTTACTTGTGAGTTTGAGTCTTCAATTATGTTTTATTTGTAGGTTTCTGAGTTGGGTAGTGCTGTACGGTATTATCAGTGCTCTATTGATGATAGAGAATCTAATGGACTTTCATCCCAAGATGTACAAGCTAGTTGCAATAAGTAAGAACTAATGGTCTCTCTTCTTCTGGTCAAACAGATGATTGTTTCCCTCAAGTTTTGGTTGTATGAATTGGCATATTTTGTACTTGCACTTGGTGGTGAATATGTGCTtgccaattttttttatttttttatttttttctcttcacGTTGTTGCTACATGCTGGTTCAAGCTTTTCTAGGAACCTCATGTTTGGGGTTAGCTGAAGCAGTTATAGTTATTATTAAAAACTCTTTTTTCCAGTAAGAAGGTCATCACGATAGGTAACATAagtttaattctttatttatatTACTGTAGGATCCTGGAAGCAGGAGGACAAATTGAAAAAGCTTTGAATCTACATGAGGTCGATTATTTGGGATTTTCTAAGAAAAACACTCGGTTCTTGCAGGTACATCTAAACTTCATATTTCTTTTTACCTCAGCTAAAATTAGTGTTCCAAGTGTTTACAGGTTCTCATGCATTGTTAACAGATAGCTGATGTTGTTGATAGTATGAAAGATCTAATGACTTTATGTCATAATAAGGGCACTAGCCCAATTGGTACGTAGCAACTCCTATTTTTGTTCATGGGGCATCTCCTGTATTCTAGTTTCAGTTTAGTCCTTGGTTTTCCATGCATGGTGGTTGTGTCACTTTGAAGAAGCCTAATTGAGGTGATTGCTTAAATGTTTATCTGTAGAGAGCCTGAAGAGTTATTGCAGAGGAACTCCCACCAAgctccaaaaaaagaaaataagaggAAAGGGTCAAAAAGAGAGTGCTGAAGGTCTGCCGAAAGACGCGAATAAGTTGATGGCTACATCTTGTGGTCAAATAAAAAGTAATGCAAATCAAAGCTGCTCATCTATCAATACTGAAGGTTTCTCAAATGTGCCAGAATATAACCCCGTTGCGAGCAGAGATAGCAAGTGGCAAACTAGTTTAAACCGGTACACTTCACCATTTGAGGGTCCTAAGACCTCAAATTCAGGACTGTATAAGAATTCAGTGGGAAATGGCTTTTTAAATTCAAATTCCTCTATGCAGCAGGATGCTATGCATAACTTAATACAGGAATTTATGAACAGCCGAGCAGTGAATAGGCATGACAGGGACGAAGTCATCTGGGGAAGTGGGAAAAGTTCAGCCGTAGACATGCCGTCAGGAGTTTGGGGACGCCCAGCAGCTGCAGCTGCCCTAGGAAATGTTTTGGGCAGTATGCCAGTAAGGACCCGTCAATCGCACTCGAATGCTGCCTTTACTAGGAACTTGTCTGAAGTCGGTGGCAGTTTTCATGGAAAGGTTTTATTACCGGAATCAGGCTTCAGTACATCTAATGGTTATCATGATCACAATAAGTTTCATGGCAATGATAGTAACCTGAACTATGGTTGGAAGGCCTGACCAGTTGGGTGGGTCGTGTAAAGTTTGTACAGATCTTTCAGGTGCAGGTTTTATCTTTTTGCTACTATTCCCTGATGTGGATACTAAACAGTGGCTTTTGGGTTCTCTAGATCAGGATCAATTCCAACCAGATGTAATGACTTTGACAACCCATTTGCaatatatatatctaatattCTAATTACATTAGGTTATCTTTCTAGATCCTTATGCTTGGGTTGTTTCTACATTCTGCAGTTGATTATTTCCTTCTTTTTATTGCATATCATGGTTGACTGAGTAGGATTAGGACTGGGTTTAGGAATGGCTTGCTTTTTACCTGAATGACTTGGAACATACTTGATTACGGACCAACGAGCTGTGGGCGAGTTGCAAACTTGCAGCTCACTATATTACTGAATATATGAACAAATAAAATTTggcaataaatgaataaattagTTGGAAAATTGTGCTAAAAACTGGTCAGAGCTGTTACATTTGACGGGAATTTGCAAGCTGCTTGCATTTCTCTGACATTCATTTCAACACTAGAGCAAAATTGCAAACTTGCAATAAGAAAAGTCTCATACAGATTGTGGAGACAAGCTTACAAAATCTTAATAGTCATCAAATAAACCAATTAACACTTAAACAAAGAGATACATGGATGTACACATTTCTTCGCTTACATACTGAGGGTTCAAAAGAAGCACTCACTAAATTTGCTTCCTTTTGAAGATAGACTATCTCTATATGATACAGAACTTCCTATCCGCAAGGCAAAGCGCAAACTAAAACTGCTTCAACCTTTCTCTAAATTCACTAGGGTATATAACTACAGAGTCTAAACAGAGACCGCCTTTGGTGTGTGTACAATCAATCTGGGTCATCGAGAGTTTAATCTTTGTTACTGCATTTGGGTTTTCCACAACAAAGTCCCCAGCATGGTAGTGATTCCATTTCCCAGGTTCAGTTAAAAAGCACTCGGATGAGGCAGACTGACCTTCTGAAGTCCATAGTTGGAACCTCACTGGTTTTCTGTCCCAGCCATGGACATGCTCAGTGTTGCAAACACGGCGACCAAACCTCTTCTGAGAAGAGCGTCCCAGCTGCAGCCTAAAATACAAGCTGTATTTCCCGGCTGGAAATGGGAACTCGACCTCCCCATCTACCTCAAACCACCATATTTGCTGAAGATATGCAACAGTTCTAAATCTGTAATCAAGCAAAAAAATCCACTTAGTCCCAAGAATAGTTTAAGTGCAAAGATAATAGACAAAGCATCTTGTTCCAGTGAGGGAACCTCAATCAGAAAACTAGAAGCACACATATGACCCAACAACCAGGGGACTTGAGACATCACAGCCACAAGTAAGCGATCCACAACCTTTCCGTTTATTTCACATGATCACGTTCAGATGCATTCTATTAGTGATGAGCACCAAATTGAGCACCAGAAGGCAAAAACATAATCACAACAGACATCATGCTTGTATTTACATCATTTGGGTTTCTTCCTGTAGTTGATTTTAGACACATTGAATAATGGTAATCCACTTGGAACCTCGAAAGATCACTGAAAAATGACAATATAAAAAGAAACCTACTGCGGCAAATTTGAGCAAGCAAATCGGACGCAACACTTGGACGTTCATCAGCAATCTATAACATACAAATTTTCCCAAATTCACTGGAATTTCGTTAAATAAAACCAATATAATCTCACCTAGATTCTTCGGTAGGAATATGATTCCAATATCTTCGATCATCGATTCCAGTAATTGCTAATCCCTTTGACGAAATGGACAAGCAAGCAGATCCTGTGCGCTTATCCAGCCAAACCGTCTGCACCCAACACGAGAAGAATTTCAAACACCACACGAAAGCCACATGACAGAACAATCCAGAGTCTCAACTAGTCACATGTTGTTTGATAACCAAATCAATATCAAACAGTTGAACCTCACACCAAAAAGCACCAAATATCTAAATTTGAGATCAAAAATATCTACAACATGAAAATATCTTAACTTTGAATACCAAGTAACTGTTGTTCCTTCCAAAAAAAATCCCAGAAACCAATCAAACCCAGATCACAAATCAATCCAAAGACTCAAACAATCTAAACAAAAGATGAACACACACCTTGGCTCCCCCATCAAACGGGTTAGGCCTACAAAGCCTCTCATACACATCTCTTTTCCCCAAATTTCCCAACCCATCACCAAACACTTTGTTCACAATAATCTGATAATTACTAGGCAATTTCGACTCCCATATAAAATCGGCCCAGGAAGCCCCACGAAAAGCCCGATTCATCTTGGCCAGCTTGCAAATCTCCGGCGGGTCCAAGTACCTCATAATCTCCGCCGCACAGCTCTCCGGCAAATCCCCAAGACCCGACTTTGATTGCAGAGGCAAAGACCCAACTGGGTCCACCTTAAAGAACGAGAAGCCACCACCCATAGTCACAAACGGAgcaatctttttcttttcttttgggtaaAACAGAGCAATCTTTTGATTcaaagaaacagagaagaagaaggagatagATTTAGATTTAGATTTAGATTTAGGAAAATCCAACAAGGATAGAGCTTTTATATGTGGAGAGATGGGTGTGGTatgtgagagagagatttgGTTTGGGTAAATTGGGTGGTTTGTTTCTCTGgaaaaagagggagagaggaagaCAGCGGTGTCTGATGTGGAGGCAAACCAGAGGAGGAAGaaagatcatcatattctatTACAACATGTTTTAGTCCCTTTCTTTCAATTAAAATAGCTGTGGACTTGTGGTTGGTCGGAAAGGAACCCAATCCCTGGTTTTGGAATCTTCCGACTTTGGACCCCCCAGTCGGATTTTTTTGGTACTACATTCAGCTACATCGCTCGATTTTAAAATTAAGACATAAATCGCATAATCTTAAGACTATTCAAGCGATCAATATTGATGTGAgcataaattttttatttaattatttaaaataaattGATCATTTCATCTTAATTTGTATCTAAAAATATTATTCGATTACGTTTCTTAACGAAATTCTTACTTTTCTCATTTCTACTACATTAAACTACATCAGTCGATTTTAGAGTTAAGGCATAAATCGCATAATCTTACGGCTATTAAAGCGTTCAACACTGATGTAAGCACGAATATTTTATTcaattatttaaaataaattGATCATTACATCTTAGTTCATATCTAAAAAATTCTTACATTATTCGATTACTTTTCTTAACGAAATAGACAAAGTCTCTAATCTAAACTATCCACGCCACAGCAGTTATCgattgttagttttttttttcttttgagaatcACCTATTGTCAGTTATTTGATATGATTTGTAATTGAATTTCCTAATTTAGTTACCAATCTAGATCAATTAGGTAGGGTAAATCCAATTCGATATAATCGGATCTGCAATTAGATTGGATATGGTAACGAACTACGaactatctttttttttttttttaacaaagtcTGCAATTATGTATGTTTttacagaaaaacaaaaacttaaGAATAATCCAAATTGATTGTGACCTATAAATTAAAAGTTTAATAattgaaggaaagaaaaagttttctagggttttgaggGAAAGTATGTCGTTGACACCCAATTTTGGGTTCAATGGCGTAGTCATAAATCTCATTTATGAGGGTCAAATTTAATCAACTAACATATTAGTCTCATTTGATTAACTGCACTTAAcataagaagaaaaattgaaattatggtattaataatgaaaaaaaaattccaaaaatATGTATTCATTGGATTGGGCGTATTAACGTAGTGTTTTAATTTGCATTCCTTTCCAAACGTTTTAGGATAATTAATACTAATTATGACTAAAATATTGAATATTTGGTAATTAATACTAATTATGAATTTAGAAAACAAATTTGAGGAGGGTCAattgaacaattcttaggttcacccctgggTGAGcaagcatattcacccctattATCGATTAACTCACTTTTAtgtaataaatttataatccaacggtccatatcttaaattagcatttaaagatcatctctgtaaaaaatcaattgaatcggaaatcgtttaattatctaattgaatcaaataaatggacggttctaacaacacttactgctattatgatgaaccgtccatgtatttcatataaatgaataattaaaatgtcttcaatttgattgatttttttacagaactaatctttgtattacattatacaacttgaatggttggattagaaaattaaaaagttattatgcgttaatcataagagagggtgaatatgctgCTTCACCCCAAGGGGTGAACCTGAGAATTGTTCGGGTCAATTGATCTTCTCGCCCTATGCTAGCTACGCCCATGTTGGGTTTGGACTTTGGACCAACAACAAAGATCTACTATAGCAAATTCACTGGTGTCTAACATCAAGGTTATCCCTGTGTTTGGTGTTCACAACAAGTTGGACTTAAGGCCTTGTCCAATTAGAAGTACCCGGTTGAGATTTTGATTCTTTAAATGTCCGGATCTTAATAtatgatgaaaatgaagaaagtCAGGGTTGTCTTTAAAAtagtggaaattattctatacaTTGATGGTGCAAATAActcaacacttataagatgatctcaactcttgatatttataattaatatttttattaataacctaagagtgtatttaatataatctaccTATCCATTTATGTCATTGCAAGTGCACGTCTGTGCATTGAATACTCCTCTTTAAAATAGGATTGAGGACGACGTTTTAAAACCCACCGTTGTGTTGATTTATGGTGCCTGTGCTAGAATTTGAGGATGATAGTTCCGATATGGCGCTAGCTAGCTAGGATCCTTGTCCCCAGTTGTCAAACTGGGATTCGCCGACTGCATTGGACGATTATtcgatgatatatatatatatatatatatatatatatatatatatatatatatatcctccaTGTGTGCCATTATTTGCTTCAGGAGGTTTTCTGGCTGATGGAGGCAGCTGGTGGTTTAGTCTTTAGATTTGTGTAGGATAATAAGTCATTACGTACGTGTAAGTTATTATCTCCCgctaaacaaaaataaacaaacaaacaaggtCAAAAAAGGATTCAAATCTAGTACCCTAGTAAATTGACCAAATGTATCTTTGCCAAGACGTACTTTTGACTTTCTTATTGTGCTTCTTTTCCATGCAATCCTTGCTTTCCTCAATAGCATCGATCACTAGATGAAAAAAAACTCGAGATTTTGCAAGTTTGCAACTAGTCAACTAAT encodes the following:
- the LOC133746041 gene encoding F-box protein PP2-A12-like, translating into MGGGFSFFKVDPVGSLPLQSKSGLGDLPESCAAEIMRYLDPPEICKLAKMNRAFRGASWADFIWESKLPSNYQIIVNKVFGDGLGNLGKRDVYERLCRPNPFDGGAKTVWLDKRTGSACLSISSKGLAITGIDDRRYWNHIPTEESRFRTVAYLQQIWWFEVDGEVEFPFPAGKYSLYFRLQLGRSSQKRFGRRVCNTEHVHGWDRKPVRFQLWTSEGQSASSECFLTEPGKWNHYHAGDFVVENPNAVTKIKLSMTQIDCTHTKGGLCLDSVVIYPSEFRERLKQF